The genomic stretch cacataccccccccacacacacacattaacacacacgcctacatacacacacacacactcgtgattgcgaaaaacatgatttgaatacaagaggtcaaaattcaaatttttttttcttgcactcTTAAGCCTGTATGCCTTTGTTTCCATTTATTTGCGCCCTCAAATCTGtcaactttcgtttttttttttttttttcctccttcaaACCCCAGCGCGACTTCGTTCTTTTCTATTTGCTCcctcgaatcttttttttttaagcaatcacgattgcttattgttctcatttgactgttttgatgtgctgtcattttattttcccaccagcatcctctgccagcaccaccgtcgcgtcgaccggcctcacgatgctgctcctcttgcgaaaatcgtctccaggttgcgtccatatcctacacacacgcatacacacactcatgcctgcgcacagacacaaacacccactcctacacacacacccacacacatacacacactcatgcctgcacacagacacaaacacatatgcctacattcacacacacacacacacgcgtacacacacagcactgcatacacacacgcgtacacacacagcactgcatacacaacacgcacacacatgcatacatacatacacacacgcgcacccacacacatgcgcctacacaaacacacacgcgcattcatacacacacgcatacacacacagcactgcatacacaaacacgcacacacatgcatacaaacatacacacacgcgcacccacacacatgcgcctacacaaacacacacgcgcattcatgcacacacgctcgtgattgcgaaaaacataatttgaattcaagatgccaaaaattcaaattaatatatatatatatatatatatatatatatatatatatatatatatatatatatatatatatatatatatatatatatatatatatatatatatatatatatatatatatatatattgcttttattttatttatgtcatCGAACATAAGCGCcttcgattttctttttcttcttcttctttttttttttccggacatGTGCGCCatcgtttcttatttttttttctatgcccTCGAACTTTTATGCCTTTATTTCTTTTTGCGCCCTCTCAAATCTGTGAACTATGGTTTTTATTCCTTTTTGCGCCCTCGAACCAATGCGCTTGTGTTTCTTTTTTGCGCTCTCAAATCTGTGCGTCTTTGTTAATTTTTGCGCCTAAAACCTGTGcaccttagttttttttttttttttgagctatcacgtTTGCTTAttcttctcacttgactgtttttggcgttacgctgattttattttcccaccgcctccctctgccagcggTGTATTCCCAACTGCCACTAATGTGGTAAACCTCCCCCAATTATGACAAACCTAGAGCTATTGTGTTGATCCCTGAAAAGACCACCTGTCAAGTAATCCTTTGCGTTCAAAATTCGGAAAGCAAGACGAAGTGTCCTCCATTATTGACCACCGTCacaggaaaattttttttgttttacgccAAGTAAGTGATAAAAGCCATTTGATGGAACGAACCCACAGACTTGTACTTAGAACTAAACAAACCACCTCCGCTTCCAGCATTATCACCCATCAGTGAGTTTCGCGCATGTTATAATAGGCAACAAACAACGTTAGGTTAAATACGATTTTTGAGTTGCAGTCTGCGTTTAATGCttggtttctttttaaataattgcagAAATTTTGGTAATACATTTCtcttaattgttatttttattcaaaacttaaattttaggaAGAGTATGACACACTACAAAACTGTTTGCAAAAGTACACACACTTTTTATAGCTGCGcgaaaaaagaacatttaatatttactttcatCGTAGAgtttaatattaattcaaaaagtgAAACTAACTTCGTACGATGAAATATTTCAGTCAAACATTAGTTATTGATacatcttttgtttttcaaagaaatatattaaaGCAATAAACAAATTCAAGCGCTTATTGTCCACTTTTGAGTTCTTCTAAATCGCTGGGCATGGTTTGTTGAAAGATTGAAATTgcaatcttatacatataaaatctgagtatctatctatctatctatgtccaagcttcttctcccgaacgacagtaaactgaccatcgaaccaggtatcgatggattcgtcatcttcccgtcttcatgtttggctatttaacataatcctccgataataatttagcggagatatcaattaaaaattattaattatgactcttagatttcaaaataaaatccatatttttcgaaggctttcctccattcaaattattattcagtgcttcaactcaactttccggatgaacgcttttattaaaatttacagcgtgaagaaaatcattgaaaagaaacatctgttgcaattttttttctcgaatataaagaaataaaattaaggcttttgttttaaggcttttcctgtaatcagggtgtttaagttgtttacttttcgattattttgccgtaatccgcagcaaaattttgctgtttttttttttttttttttttttggttcaagcctgattgttaaatacgcgtcacatgacataactttcattttcgaggaggaccgtgcacgtcgtaaagtaaatgagtgatttacaagttatttgagttctttgagggtttgtacctggaaaacggattgatgtaattcttgtacgaccatgtggatagaatccatccaaatatttatctgagtggtatgttgcattaataaacacccgggcaacgccgggtagtagactattttatgtaaaaagcggattgttattgtgcataaatagttccgatatagtctatcagatgtaattcagtttaacgtgagtaaagattatagttgataatgcatatattttccccttttgtgctgactgaaaatgtactcataacttgtatcattgataacgattattaactttgatgaggtgttttggcaaaaatatgttttactggtgttttgcaaaccttgctttacgcgcatttatttattccttaacgcgttagaaactagtgtcagtgtactacaaaagcatcaactggaatgctcttacattttttaggtagcccgtgcaacgccgggcacgcagctagttttttataaaatgttttaaaattaaatgttaatatGATTTAGAAGCAACAAGATAACTATGCGCTTCTCTTAAAAAATTGGAgctaatttaaaaattactttaaaggatacgtaaaatgtttttttttttttttttgaagttatagtAATAATAGTGTCTTGCGTGAGATTCATTTTAACTAAGCATTAAGTTAAcgccctttagccagggctaTGACAGAATTACATGCGATATACCCATGGGTGACCACCTCctttaagagcaagggtgcaaccccccccccccctaaaaaggaGAAAATTACACCTTAAAACAactcccccctaaaaattttaatggcgcagtctgcgtcctgagcccccttaggggggcacccctgttataccgacagcccagttaccccatccaaagactgcagttttgtccttatgatgaactcatcagtctggaatagggaataaccgagctgatGGCAGATGACATATTGAGTATGCAACATATACACCTTTCCCCTCACTCCCGACGAAAAATTTATGATTACTCGCttgctttgataatatttaaagtaaaccaatatcactgtgcggcaaaaaaaaaaaaaaaaaacttttcaaaatgcttctgcattattctggctgattcttatgtaatttggaccctgaatccgaatatgcccaccgttttttttaagttttgctcAGTTtctgagttttatttttatttggaggctAAAGGAACATCCGCTAATATTTTGGATGGCAAGAGAGGctcaaagtttaaaattgttaaacGACGATGGGGAAAGGTCACATAAAAATGTGCGGCTGCGCTTCTCATGCTCCTTCCTTCGATTGTGCAGGAGGTCCCACAGATAGATCGGGCTTAcagttccaaaatttcaaatcggGCCCTGGACatgcccctcccctccccccaaaaaaatttcaaaaatcatcaaaaagtatctttttattctgctttttttttttttttttttttaaagaagatcaaaacttttttttcctgtaaaatctAGGAAAAAGATTCGCTCCTATGATTACTACCGAAAGAATTTTCCCgctgtgaaaaaataattaaaaaaaattgaaaacaatcttCTGAGTGTCGCGCGTTGCATACGAGTCGCATGGCACTAAAAAATACACTATTCTGGATGATTCTTATGTAAAAGCACACCTTGAAACCAAATATTTACAGAACGAAAAgtagcagtttttaaaacaaattgtaataTGTATGTTGTAGTGCATTTAAAAGATGAATAtgatgactgatttttttttctcccgaatAATATTCCCTCAAAAGTTTGAGAATGCATATACCCATTTTATAACCACAAACTTAacgtttaaacaataaaaaaaattgtattcttgTATTGGAGTATTGTTAAGAAATTGATCCCGCATATGTCCTCGTTCTAGGCGTTTTTagataattacaataaaaaaaaataataaaaaaaaatccctccgcCGATTAATTGGCAGAAGGCCAATAATTAAAGAATCGGCAGTTAGGCCGATTGCTATTCCGACCGATTAATCGGTGCATTCCTAAGATACACCGATTAATCGGTCGGAATAGCACCGACCTAAGAATAGGGGAAGAGTAAGTAACGTGAGACgcaaaatttcaatcattttttattatgaaaaaacattaaaatcaatttCTTCTAAATTCTATAATACTTGTATATGTTACTGTAATAAGTATTATAAAAGCTGACTTAAAAGAATCTACAAATTcagacaaaataaaaacaaaatgcattttcgTCTCACTGTTCCCCCATTGAGGGGGaacagtaagacacagtaagtaGGAACGGTGAGACACATTTATTAAGCTAGCGAacattgaataaagaattaaatattttttttatttaaatatagtggAACCTGGGGAGCCTTGACCACGctttcagaaaaacatatttgtaaattttattttgaaaatttaaatatcatatgATAGCACATAGGAGAGACTGGGgttacttgatccccactttagttttcaacttTTTCCTCTGCTGTaaattatcagattttttttttttttaaagtacgtttACAAAGATAAtgttttcctctatctgacagtatttttttagttgaaattaaacagatagttttggtagaataattacattttcaataatttcataaaaggatcatgtatccccacaccatgggatacatgatccctttatgggagatacttgatcccaccgagaaaatacatagacttttcattagatcagaaATGTATTTAGGGATTTTAGTTtcctacataatgtttctaaaaaataacactatttcttattttctttattaagtcataataatatgaacacaaaaaagcattgttttaaattccactaggacattcgtaaaaaaaaaaaaaaaaaaaaaaaatgtgcgcaaCTTTAATGAATTCTTATGATACTTTTTAacagttacttattctccaatcatggccccactgaatgcgctggcgcttaccaggccttgacaatttttgactttcttgtgttaaaccggggcaactattcCTGCACTTcaacatggccacactagatggaaaaacttcaaaacttcatatttgcccattctgaccgcaaggaggcgccacaagccacggttgcatccaccaatcaacgacgagtttcaaagcttgtttattttaattaataaatggaacatgtaacaaacatcaatatttcgcatgatgctcagaaatataccgtaaaaaccatagactaataataagagtagaccgagctttctcattcttgctgatgaagaaaattggttcatagatgtatcatgtgactagtggaagagcttggcgaagactttggcagcatggttgctagatggcagcattatctatagtttggcactcgacatgtattttaagacaatgtgttttcattaaaaaaaacttccaggtgcagagattgaactgtttttcttttagttatgcattattttgacattagtaatagtttttgatcagttttcagtaacttttatttcatttggagctgtcagcgttggcgtgaacgaaatggcgtaaacgttttgcgttaacgcaaaaatgtactaatcggtatcttaaattgaaactgtaggtaaaaatcttaccgtttgtcgatttttcttggtcgcttgcatcttttattgcttagagagttattgaaattgactaaagaaaatgcacaatactatctaaacgaaaaactcactatattaacaaaatatttacaacttagaataacaaatttacaaatcggactccattaaagatcattcttccgtcttccatcaattctatttattttatttctcgctggcgttgatcgtctgctacgattaacgcccgctgttgctaggatatccaccagtcacatggtttggtttatgagcagcaaaagggttgccatagctcggtctactcttattattagtctatggtaaaaaccaattcgaatcgaattagtaaagttatttagctgattacttaatgcgtaaatggtggatctaaagttgactaggcaatttcttttaatttaattttacatgttcaattatagcttgtgtatcatttgaattattttacgcttaatggagaaacataattattcagaggattattttttattttaatggacttttagaTCTTGTTTCTAGGGCTTGTCGCTTcgcttacaagtctttgaaaaagacaaaatagtttatagtatcgccaaataaatacttcatatgtaacttgaaatagtccccgacaataaataaaattgaaactaatcgccagaTTAAAAAATGCTCCGATACGTACCTATCacggaaaattacccccccccccccacatttttttttattttaagaaatgctagatatttagagctgctcctaatgctatactattagaacaagattacaaaaatttgtaagcagatcttagattcctgcggatacttgacggtctactgtgtgtgtgtattttatttttccaacagaaaattcatatcctaattttcgccaaacttggcgatcaaatttcctgcgaagtttctagttcaaagctcctttctcattcgtgcttaaagtagaaaatagttttttatgacgaattcaatgtttacaggattttacatcgctaaatatttaaattttcttaaaagtacagtaaatttgcgatacttcgaagtccgataaatcgaatattactataactcgaaatttttatcaaatcttgacaacttagtctttaattccattctaattattctgaataactcgaagttaacttctttcaactcgaagttttGTCCAAGATTGCTCGAAATTATTTCGagagaacgaaaaaaagaaaaagaaaaagaaaaaaaagaagtgactatgagagaataattatttcaccttcacttgcaatccgaatttgaaacgaatgaagatatgcacatttcctgaagtagaatcagctctattcaagcggttccagcatgcttttgatttttttctatcaatacatttgattaaactgtgcatattgtgctaaaaaacttaagttctgtaattttgtctgttatatgtacatattaattaaagtattcgatggtttttaatattaaaatatcaaaaaccaaaactatcgttaagtcaaactttcgataagttGAAGCTTTCCGtcggtctttttacattcgagctatcgcaaatcgaatgtatgtttaaaaatatcatagaaatggcaagtaaaaaaaaatcatatcattgttttgcttttgcaaggacaaaataaattttgtacggaactctcccctgctaggattttacaaaatatcaacagtgttgatattttgtaaaataatctgttcctcatttttaaaaaaaaaatagtttcacaaattcatgtgtagatatttgaggagtttttttccctattgcatgtatttgttaaatgttaaaaataaattttaaaaaataataataatttgaattttggctgcttgatgagttcgaattaagttattcacgatcatgaattgcgataggatcctactcgttgggtttcttgtttctacaaatggaatgaaatggaaatgaccaaaAAATTTGCACCCAtcataatatgactgttgattttttagaaTAGTGTAGTGTCTTTTACTAGTGAGGAGTAGAGAGATGTTATTtacacaaagttatttattttctacggACAACACAATCACACTAACGTACACATAAAGCTACATCATCGAACTGCGAGATCGAAATCGAAACCAACACTAACTAGATAGCCTCGAACTAAGAGCATTAGAGTTCTATTCTTTCGACGCCTGGTTCGAGGTTATAAACCATGGAGGAAAGGATAACAGGGATATTATCATGGGAATATTACAGTCTCCCACGCTTAAATTACATAGTCTGCAAGATATGGTGGTGGTTGACGTATTCTTCCTGATCTTCGAATAGGAAGATTTTGGAAAGTTCTGGCACGGTTTGAATCAGTAGAAACTGGATCATGAGGTTTCGTCTCGATCCGAATTTCTGATGGCAAGGGGTCGAAATGATTTCCACTTGAGCTGGAACTCCTTGGATAAATTACTTCTTGAGTTGGAGAAAATGTTACTTTTGGAATTCTGGAAACTTCGCACTTTCTCAATTGGTTGACGTGTCTTTTTATAATCTGGCCTTCATCGAGTTGTATCAGGTAGTGCAGTTTACCAAGTCGTTGTTTAACGCTTCCAAATCTCCATGACAGCTTATTGTTGGCATAAGACCGTGATTGTACGCGATCTCCCACGCTTCAGTTTCTGTGGTCTGGTATGGGAGGTGATAAGTACTTTGATTTGTTTTCCTTGTTTGGTGGACGTAATAGATCTAGTTTTATTCGAATTTGCCGTCCTAGATACAGTTCTGATGGAGTCTTTCCAGATTGTAGAGGTGTTGCTCGATAGCGGAATAAAATTTCTCTTACCTTTTcctgtattgaaatattttcatttgacatggttttcaatttttgtttaagagttTTTACGTTTCTCTCCGCGAGGCCATTGGTTGCGGGATGACCTGGTGCTGTTAGTCTATGCTTAATTCCAAACTCCttgcaaaattctgaaaattcactgcttttaaaaatactTGCGTTATCGGAGACAAGTACTTGAGGTAGTCCATGAACACTAAAAATATCCTTTAACAAACGTATTGTAGAATCACTAGATGGAGTGCTTTTTTGAATCTTGATTTCAGGCCATTTTGATTTTGCATCCATTGCTATTAGAAAATTATATCCTAAGAAAGGTCCAGCGTAGTCGATATGTATTCGTTCAAAATTGGACGAAGGCTCTTCCCAGTGATGATTCGATATTTTTCCAGGATTGTCCTTCACTTCTGCGCAACTTCTGCATTCTCGGACTAGATGCTCGATGTCTCGATCAATTTTCTTCCAATAGCAATATCTTCTTGCTAAATTTTTCATCTTGACAATACCCAAATGGGTGTGATGGAGCTCTTTCAGGATATCTGCCCGAAGTTTCTCTGGAATGTAAACTCTGTGTCTTTTGAAAATTATGCCGTCTTGTAAGGAATATTCAGGATCATTACAGCTGCCTGATGAGAGTTCTTGTTTCAGTGCTGACAGTTCTGGGTCATTGTCTGTCTCTTTAGAAATTACCTCATATGTAATTGAAGAAgtagaaatttgatttatagttTGCCAGTGAATAATATCGTCTTCTTGTAGAACGTTTGGATCTTTTAGCTTCAATGGTGCCCCAGAAAGGTAATCAATATTCTGGTTTTCTTCACTTCTTTTATGTTTGACTTTGTACTGGTACTCACTCAGGAATGCTGCATATCGAAGCAAACGGGATGATATCATTAAGGGTATATGACTATCATGATGAAAAATTCTATATAAAGGACGGTTGTCAGTAATCAATGTAAATTCTCttccaaaaatataattgtgaaatttttgaacTGCAAATTTAATAGCCAAAGCTTCTCTGTCCAATTGGCAGTAGTTCTGTTCTGCTGCTGTTAGAGATCTTGATGCAAATGACACTGGCTTCTCGACACCTTTTACCATGTGCGATAAAACTCCAGCTATGCCGGTTGGACTTGCATCGCATGCGACCGTGATAGGCAAATTTGGGTGGTACAGCATTAAAACTCGGTCActtgatatttcatttttcaatttgagGAACGCGGCTTCACAATTAGCAGACCagtggaattttacatttttctttagtaAATATCTTAGCGGATAAGTAATAGATGATGCATTTGGCAAAAATTTGGAGTAGTAGGTAATCATACCTAAAAAGCGTTTCAATTCTTCCACATTTTTCGGTCGAGGTGCGTGAATTATTGCTTCAGTTTTCAGGGGACACTTTGAGATTTTGTTTTGCTCAATCACATATCCTAAATATgaaatcttatttttgaaaaaatgacattttgagcTATTTACATGTAAATTGTACTTTTGTAAACGTTCTAAGCATGCAATCAACCGATCGCGACACTCGGAGAGAGTTTCTCCGTGGATTATTATATCATCGAAATATGTTGCAATTCCCTGAAGACCCATCAATATTTGGTCCAAAATTCTATGGAATTCACTTGGAGCTGACTTGATACCGAAAGATAAACGATTGATTTGATAAGTTCCTTGATGCGTAGAAATTGTTGGAATTACTTTACTTTCATCGTCAACGACTACATGCAAATAAGCTTTGAAGAGATCGAGTGTACAAAAAAATTTAGAGTTTCTTAGACTACTTaatatttcttctatttttggTATTGGATAATGTGCATCTTTCAATTGAGGATTTACGGCCACTTTATAGTCCACACACAAGCGAACACCACCGTCGGACTTGGGTATAACAACAAGTGGTGAACCCCAATCGCTACAATCCACTTTCGTTATTATGTGATCGTGTTCTAGATTTTTAAGTTCCTCGTTAACTTTCTCGCGTAAGGCAAAAGGGACATCGCGGGCTTTTAAAAATACAGGTTTTGAATTTTCTCGAAGTTTTAATGAGCAAGTAAAGTCTggaattttcccaattttttgtTTGAACACGGTAGGAAATTGATTTATGATGCTATTTACTACATTTGAAACATCAATTACATTAACAggaatttcttcaattttattacttttatcacTATCGgataaatttatcttcaaatgTCGAATCCATGTTCTTCCTAAGACTGGTGTAAACATATCTGGAACTATGTACAAAGTTTCTATACtagtaatatttttgtatttcacaCTAACTTTTACAAGACCCAATGGTTCAAAAATACCATGAGTGTAAGATCGAAATTTCACCTCTGTAGGCTGCAACTCATTTGTTAAATTCAATAAATCGAAAGCTTGTTTAGTCAAAAGTGTAAGTCCTGCACCTGAATCgacttcaaatttttgtattttcccTTCTATCTGTACGTTAacccaaaatttttctgaatcGCACGATAGGTTAGATTTGAAAACATCAACAATTTGtgtattacttaaaaaattgcttacTGCAGCTACATCTGTAACATATTCGTCATTGCCGACACATTGAActtcatttgcttttttatttttcaaaagtgttgATAAACAAACTTTTTGGACGTGCCCTCTTTTTTGACaaagtttgcaaaataattttgaaacatcaGCACGACATTCACGGGAAAGGTGATTTGAACGTCCACATCGTAGGCATGTATTATGTATTCCAAGTTCacggaaatttaaatttgaagaaaacctCCGCCTAGAATTTGATGTATTTCGATTTTCAGAGTAACTTCTCTGTTTACTATTTGAGCGATTCGAATTAAACTGATTTCGTGATCTCGAAATTTTGTGAACTTCTTCTGATTTTGCAGTTGAATTGTGTTTCGATAATTCCCGGTTGTCTATTTTCGAAGCTTCTAAAGCTAACGCTTGTTCTACAGCTACATCGAAAGTTAAATCTGGAACCATTAACAGTTTTTCTCGAATTACATCATCTCTCAACCCTCTAATAAATTGTGCACGCAAAAACAAATTAGCAACTGAAGTTTTACAGTCACAATTAAATTCACAAGTCGAAGTAAATTTGCGTAGTGCCGCTACATAATCAGATACAGTTTCATTTTCGTTTTGGAAACGGCATAGAAATCTGTGCTGTTCGATAATAATGTTAGGTTTAGGACACAAATGTTTTTCAagaacaattattatttcatcatATGACAATTCGTTTGGAAGTTGAGGAGCGATTAACGAGCATAATAAATTATAATGTTCAGATCCAATGCAATTGAGTAATATTTTCACACATAACTGTTTATCTTCGAAAACGTTCttgatttgcaaataattttcaaatctgTGTTTATACTGTAAAAATGTCTCTGCGGATGCATTAAAACAttcgaaatttgataaaaatgtaatcgTACCTTTTTCGTTGTGCTCAGGAACATCTTTGTTTTCGTCTTTTTTCAAGATGAGTTCCACGATTCTATCATTACTAGCGGTTAGAACTTTTAATAATTCCGCAAATTGCTGAGCATCTATAATGTTTTAATCCTCGTCGCCAATTACTGTAGTGTCTTTTACTAGTGAGGAGTAGAGAGATGTTATTTACacatagttatttatttactacGGACAACACAATCACACTAACGTACACATAAAGCTACATCATCGAACTGCGAGATCGAAATCGAAA from Uloborus diversus isolate 005 unplaced genomic scaffold, Udiv.v.3.1 scaffold_689, whole genome shotgun sequence encodes the following:
- the LOC129233749 gene encoding uncharacterized protein K02A2.6-like translates to MITYYSKFLPNASSITYPLRYLLKKNVKFHWSANCEAAFLKLKNEISSDRVLMLYHPNLPITVACDASPTGIAGVLSHMVKGVEKPVSFASRSLTAAEQNYCQLDREALAIKFAVQKFHNYIFGREFTLITDNRPLYRIFHHDSHIPLMISSRLLRYAAFLSEYQYKVKHKRSEENQNIDYLSGAPLKLKDPNVLQEDDIIHWQTINQISTSSITYEVISKETDNDPELSALKQELSSGSCNDPEYSLQDGIIFKRHRVYIPEKLRADILKELHHTHLGIVKMKNLARRYCYWKKIDRDIEHLVRECRSCAEVKDNPGKISNHHWEEPSSNFERIHIDYAGPFLGYNFLIAMDAKSKWPEIKIQKSTPSSDSTIRLLKDIFSVHGLPQVLVSDNA